The Mercurialis annua linkage group LG2, ddMerAnnu1.2, whole genome shotgun sequence genome contains a region encoding:
- the LOC126670292 gene encoding probable protein phosphatase 2C 35, which translates to MGCVHGKCCCSRYPSSSDGDSREHHEAGHLGGGKHILTQRSLEVVPIPSHNFKLQYSVLTQRGYYPDSPDKENQDSYCIKTQIQGNPNVHFFGVFDGHGLYGAECSNFVKDRLVEILASDPMLLDDPVKAYSSAFLRTNSELHSSKIDDSMSGTTAITVVVIGDKIYVANVGDSRAVIGIKNGNSIIAEDLSSDQTPFRKDEYERVKLCGARIMSVDQVEGYKDPNIQIWDDEESQGGDPPRLWVPNGMYPGTAFTRSVGDSTAETIGVISDPEVSIVQIMPNHLFFVVASDGVFEFLSSQAVVDMVARYADPRDACAAIAGESYKLWLEHENRTDDITIIIVHIKESSNPGAAVMDVSATTEVTRNPMSSSTQNESSNFSNASGSDIYRSMRSEFSDQQHTVIRNPAIVVPSPSHQKPLDLDGG; encoded by the exons ATGGGTTGTGTCCATGGGAAGTGTTGTTGTAGCCGGTACCCGTCATCATCAGATGGGGATTCGAGGGAGCATCATGAAGCTGGTCATTTGGGTGGTGGTAAGCATATACTTACTCAAAGATCGCTTGAGGTTGTTCCTATTCCTTCACATAACTTCAAGTTGCAGTACTCTGTTTTGACTCAGAGAGGTTACTATCCCGACTCGCCGGATAAAGAGAATCAAGACAGTTACTGCATTAAAACTCAAATTCAAGGTAACCCGAATGTTCATTTCTTTGGTGTGTTTGATGGGCATGGTCTGTATGGTGCTGAATGTTCGAATTTCGTTAAGGATAGGTTAGTTGAAATATTAGCAAGTGATCCTATGTTGTTGGATGATCCTGTTAAAGCTTATAGTTCTGCGTTTTTAAGGACGAATTCTGAGTTACATAGTAGTAAAATTGATGATTCTATGAGTGGTACCACTGCAATAACTGTTGTTGTTATTGGAGATAAGATTTATGTTGCTAATGTGGGTGATTCAAGAGCGGTGATCGGTATTAAGAATGGGAATAGTATTATAGCTGAGGATTTGTCTAGTGATCAAACCCCGTTTAGGAAAGATGAGTATGAGAGGGTGAAGTTATGCGGGGCTAGAATTATGAGTGTTGATCAAGTGGAAGGGTACAAGGATCCTAATATCCAGATATGGGATGATGAGGAAAGTCAAGGGGGTGATCCTCCTAGGTTGTGGGTGCCGAATGGGATGTATCCAGGTACTGCATTTACGAGAAGTGTAGGGGATAGCACGGCAGAAACTATTGGTGTTATTTCTGATCCAGAGGTTTCTATTGTTCAAATTATGCCTAATCACCTCTTCTTTGTGGTTGCAAGTGATGGAGTTTTTGAGTTCCTTTCAAGTCAAGCCGTTGTTGATATG GTGGCTAGATATGCCGATCCCAGAGATGCATGTGCAGCAATCGCTGGAGAGTCATACAAACTATGGCTGGAGCACGAAAATCGGACGGACGATATTACAATCATCATTGTACACATTAAAGAATCCTCTAAT CCAGGTGCTGCTGTTATGGATGTAAGTGCAACCACTGAAGTCACCAGGAATCCAATGAGCTCAAGTACACAAAATGAATCCTCCAACTTTTCCAATGCCTCTGGGTCAGATATCTACCGTTCAATGAGGAGTGAATTCTCGGATCAGCAGCATACAGTAATTCGAAACCCAGCCATTGTTGTTCCATCTCCATCACATcagaaacccttggatttg GATGGAGGGTAG